One Paenibacillus crassostreae DNA segment encodes these proteins:
- a CDS encoding futalosine hydrolase produces the protein MNNVELSEVCSLSNENQKLSKKRILVMTAVSAERDAVIRGIRGSNLFDVRLAGVGSPAAAANTATILSSEDYCLVISAGIGGGFIGQAELGSIVIANEIIAADLGAETAEGFCSVDELGFGSSRVQVDSTLVTQLEEALHHTGLSVHTGPVLTVSTVTGTSESAMELQKRVPGATAEAMEGYGVAIAAQIHNIPILEVRTISNAVGPRDRAAWKMKEAFEALEAASSILLEVLT, from the coding sequence ATGAATAATGTGGAATTAAGTGAGGTGTGTTCATTGAGCAATGAGAATCAGAAACTATCCAAGAAACGTATACTTGTCATGACTGCAGTCTCCGCGGAAAGAGATGCCGTAATTAGAGGGATTCGAGGATCGAATCTTTTTGATGTTCGATTAGCTGGAGTTGGTTCACCAGCCGCGGCTGCAAATACAGCAACAATACTTAGTTCAGAGGATTATTGTCTAGTCATCAGTGCAGGCATTGGTGGCGGATTTATTGGACAAGCAGAGCTTGGCTCAATCGTTATAGCCAATGAGATTATTGCAGCAGATTTAGGAGCAGAGACAGCGGAAGGTTTCTGTAGCGTAGATGAACTAGGCTTTGGATCTTCGCGTGTTCAAGTAGACTCTACACTAGTCACACAATTAGAAGAAGCACTTCATCATACCGGTTTATCTGTTCATACGGGACCTGTTCTTACCGTTTCAACAGTGACAGGTACATCAGAGAGTGCAATGGAACTGCAGAAACGTGTACCTGGGGCTACTGCCGAGGCGATGGAAGGTTATGGTGTAGCTATTGCAGCACAAATTCATAATATTCCAATCTTAGAGGTCCGAACCATATCCAATGCTGTGGGTCCTCGTGATCGGGCTGCTTGGAAGATGAAAGAAGCTTTTGAGGCGCTAGAAGCCGCAAGCTCAATACTACTGGAGGTACTAACATGA
- a CDS encoding type III polyketide synthase codes for MNIQENSNISILGIGTALPNHRFEQGEVLEKLEEALQNSPNSVRWAKRIFKQCGVATRYTCEPNLIAHGSGSRYLPTEGSEDIPSTAERMSIYKRESVPLGVQAAKAALLDAQLDGSEITHLITVSCTGQFLPGLDAILVKTLELSPRVNRIPLTFQGCAAGLKAIQLARTLVEGQSSRQILIVCVELCTLHFQPSSDREALFGASFFGDGASACVIGITDQLKNNHGLFQLGEGHSVLLPNCSEEMIWEVGDYGFDLYLSTNIPKLLGQYLAGEMESLYREEPSPYLWAIHPGGRGIVDVVQQMFELSHQQVHYSRSILHDYGNLSSATILFVLQAMREDLHRKQSDTSSGVALAFGPGLTSELMKFTYLPSTTVQDGMS; via the coding sequence ATGAACATTCAAGAAAATTCAAACATTTCTATACTGGGCATAGGAACAGCTCTTCCTAACCATCGATTTGAACAGGGAGAAGTATTAGAGAAACTAGAGGAAGCATTACAGAATTCCCCAAATTCTGTGAGATGGGCAAAGCGAATTTTCAAACAATGTGGCGTTGCAACGAGATATACATGTGAGCCTAACCTTATTGCACATGGCTCGGGAAGTCGTTATCTACCAACTGAAGGATCGGAGGATATTCCTTCCACCGCAGAACGTATGAGTATATATAAGAGAGAATCGGTTCCTTTAGGAGTTCAAGCGGCGAAAGCTGCCTTACTAGATGCTCAACTCGATGGCTCAGAGATTACACATCTAATCACGGTTAGTTGCACAGGTCAATTTCTCCCGGGACTGGATGCTATTCTTGTTAAAACTTTGGAATTATCTCCTCGAGTAAATCGCATTCCATTAACCTTTCAAGGTTGTGCTGCTGGGTTGAAAGCCATTCAATTGGCACGTACGTTGGTGGAGGGACAATCTAGCAGACAAATATTAATTGTTTGTGTTGAATTATGTACACTTCACTTCCAGCCTTCAAGTGATCGGGAGGCTTTATTTGGTGCGTCTTTCTTCGGTGATGGGGCTTCGGCATGTGTTATTGGGATAACGGATCAACTTAAAAACAATCATGGTTTATTCCAATTAGGAGAGGGTCATTCGGTTCTACTTCCAAACTGCAGCGAAGAAATGATATGGGAAGTGGGGGATTATGGATTCGACCTGTATCTATCAACGAACATCCCAAAATTATTAGGTCAGTATCTAGCTGGGGAAATGGAATCGCTCTATAGAGAAGAACCTTCACCTTACTTATGGGCTATTCATCCTGGAGGTCGAGGAATTGTTGACGTTGTACAGCAAATGTTTGAGCTAAGTCATCAACAGGTTCATTATAGTCGAAGTATTCTACATGACTATGGTAATCTATCATCAGCTACCATTCTGTTTGTTTTACAAGCAATGCGTGAGGATCTTCATAGGAAGCAATCGGATACATCAAGTGGTGTCGCACTAGCATTTGGTCCCGGACTTACTTCAGAATTGATGAAGTTTACGTATCTACCTTCAACTACTGTACAAGACGGGATGTCCTAA
- a CDS encoding methyltransferase domain-containing protein produces the protein MSIVKKLKKRAEEPELMDDFSMGGDELHEALRDLRLLNQIFGASSPTIYGIQRLWILANSPKHLSILDVGAGSGDVNRHVLRWADKKGISISIQLVDVTVEACEEAQQFFHDEPRVKVELVDVKNLPELCVDIVTGSQFIHHFIGYELHTIVSHMHKAAKIGVVINDIHRQWVPWMAVWLVSRVVSSNRYIHHDGPLSVAKGFRAEDWIELREKLGIPQLIYSWRPLFRYAVVIPQNELLGREDKK, from the coding sequence ATGTCTATCGTTAAAAAGTTAAAGAAAAGAGCAGAAGAACCTGAGCTCATGGATGATTTCAGTATGGGTGGGGATGAACTTCACGAAGCATTACGAGATTTGAGACTGCTGAATCAAATATTTGGAGCTTCGAGTCCAACGATTTATGGAATTCAAAGACTCTGGATTCTAGCGAACAGCCCTAAACATTTATCTATTCTTGATGTGGGAGCAGGTTCAGGAGATGTGAATAGACATGTTCTTAGGTGGGCAGATAAGAAAGGGATTTCGATATCCATCCAACTTGTGGATGTTACAGTAGAGGCTTGCGAAGAAGCACAACAATTTTTCCATGATGAACCCCGAGTTAAAGTCGAATTAGTTGATGTGAAGAATCTTCCAGAGTTATGTGTTGATATTGTTACTGGTTCTCAATTTATTCATCATTTCATAGGGTATGAGCTTCATACGATCGTATCTCATATGCATAAAGCAGCCAAAATTGGTGTTGTAATTAATGATATTCATAGGCAATGGGTTCCTTGGATGGCCGTATGGCTTGTTAGTAGAGTCGTATCCAGTAATCGATATATTCATCATGATGGCCCCTTATCTGTAGCTAAAGGGTTCCGTGCTGAGGATTGGATCGAGTTGAGAGAGAAGCTTGGTATCCCCCAACTGATCTATTCATGGCGACCTCTGTTTCGCTATGCAGTTGTGATTCCACAGAATGAATTATTGGGAAGAGAGGATAAGAAGTAG